A genomic stretch from Leptotrichia sp. HSP-536 includes:
- the sufC gene encoding Fe-S cluster assembly ATPase SufC translates to MSLLELKNVKSEVEGKEILKGLNLTINKGEVHVIMGPNGAGKSTLASILVGHPKHELVDGEIILDGENINEDAVDERAKKGIFLSFQYPEEIPGLTVEDFLRTAKEAVTGEKQYLMQFHNELVEKMEKLHINPEYADRHLNVGFSGGEKKKNEILQMAVLEPKLAILDETDSGLDIDATKIVFEGVQKLKTKDTALLIITHYDKVLEYMKPDFVHILMDGKIVKTGGQELVESIEKDGYAKMKKNLGL, encoded by the coding sequence ATGAGTTTGTTAGAATTAAAAAACGTAAAATCTGAAGTAGAGGGGAAGGAAATCTTAAAAGGACTGAACTTGACTATAAACAAAGGAGAAGTTCATGTAATTATGGGGCCTAATGGGGCTGGGAAATCTACGCTTGCGAGTATTCTTGTGGGACATCCAAAACATGAGCTTGTTGATGGGGAAATTATTCTGGATGGAGAAAATATTAATGAGGATGCTGTGGATGAAAGGGCTAAAAAAGGGATTTTCTTGTCATTCCAATATCCTGAGGAAATACCAGGACTTACAGTAGAGGATTTTTTGAGAACGGCAAAAGAGGCTGTTACTGGGGAAAAGCAGTATTTAATGCAATTTCATAATGAATTAGTGGAAAAAATGGAAAAACTTCACATTAATCCTGAATATGCGGATAGACATTTAAATGTTGGATTTTCTGGTGGAGAAAAGAAAAAGAATGAAATTTTACAAATGGCAGTTTTAGAGCCGAAGTTGGCTATTCTGGATGAAACTGATTCTGGGCTTGATATTGACGCAACAAAGATTGTATTTGAAGGTGTTCAAAAATTGAAGACTAAGGATACGGCTTTGCTTATAATTACACACTATGATAAGGTTCTTGAATATATGAAGCCTGATTTTGTTCATATTCTGATGGATGGAAAAATTGTTAAGACAGGTGGACAGGAATTAGTGGAAAGCATTGAAAAAGATGGTTATGCTAAAATGAAAAAAAACTTGGGATTATAA